One part of the Coffea eugenioides isolate CCC68of chromosome 10, Ceug_1.0, whole genome shotgun sequence genome encodes these proteins:
- the LOC113749202 gene encoding auxin-responsive protein SAUR32-like, with amino-acid sequence MEEFSGGSSAVVPKGYLAVYVGEGLKRFVIPMEDLGHQAFGILLTEAEEEFEFQQGVLKIPCQVAVFEKILKMMNKRRDAPNAFHLHDFRLKTLKVSYIVRNHVTLPFIDDQHATSHRFLGFAKALNDVLDGMAKKGLPIPPACQN; translated from the exons atggaagaattcTCGGGTGGCTCTAGTGCCGTGGTGCCCAAAGGGTATCTAGCAGTATACGTGGGAGAAGGGCTCAAGAGATTTGTGATCCCAATGGAGGATCTGGGTCACCAAGCTTTTGGGATTCTACTGACAGAAGCTGAAGAAGAGTTTGAGTTCCAACAAGGAGTTCTAAAGATCCCTTGCCAAGTTGCTGTCTTTGAGAAGATCCTGAAGATGATGAACAAGAGGAGGGATGCGCCGAATGCATTTCACTTGCACGATTTCAG GTTGAAGACATTGAAGGTATCATACATTGTGAGGAATCATGTCACCCTACCTTTCATAGATGATCAG CATGCGACCTCTCACAGATTTTTGGGCTTTGCCAAAGCTCTGAACGACGTCCTTGATGGCATGGCAAAGAAGGGTTTACCAATTCCTCCTGCCTGCCAAAATTAA
- the LOC113748619 gene encoding 5'-nucleotidase domain-containing protein 4 isoform X1 — translation MPQVLANPITTSAQAAISLGRRRGFIAKEKERIGGSGISIVKGAVESVSVFVTVSVSVLVSDSSSFSKSAGLPKIASSASPKSKCLFKLKMRIPKRPLPVSVSHCLSSLFSPPPDLLLFSSSSSSYPSFSTFLHFHSGILASTCISRRSSDAAKFLRPKAGSKQMHTGSTMDGTDLDGKTSDFERTTGRFGGQDPHIWSSPEGGHKIDIGKQIFCNRSLNMKNIVAVGFDMDYTLAQYKPETFESLAYGGTVRKLVYDLGYPSELLEWTFDWKYMVRGLVLDKKRGNILKMDRHKYVKVAYHGFREMSKEDKVATYGSTLIRDSFDEPDYALIDTLFSLAEAYLFAQLVDFKDNNPGKLLGRVDYSQMYKDVRAAVDLCHRDGTLKQMVAEDPKRYINEDTAIVPMLKMLRESGRATFLVTNSLWDYTNIVMNFLCGPRSVDGCSPLSFDWLRYFDVVITGSAKPGFFHDEVRANLFEVVPESGMLLNTDNGTPMAQVGNTLLRLPSNGLNKKCKVFQGGNVGHLHKLLSIESSSQVLYVGDHIYGDILRSKKVLGWRTMLVVPELEREVELLWEIRDTRKQLQSLRSERDHIEDKIHHLKWSLMFEHVDINKEEMSSEIEKLQSLREQVRLSHQQAQRECHQKFHKAWGQLMKTGYQNSRFAHQVERFACLYTSQVTNLGLYSPDKYYRPSEDFMPHEFDILSA, via the exons ATGCCTCAAGTATTAGCAAATCCAATTACTACATCAGCACAAGCAGCAATATCGCTGGGAAGAAGGCGTGGCTTTATCGCAAAAGAGAAGGAGAGGATTGGTGGTTCAGGGATCAGTATAGTTAAGGGAGCGGTGGAATCCGTGTCGGTATTCGTAACCGTATCCGTATCTGTATTGGTATCCGATTCCTCATCTTTTAGTAAATCTGCTGGCCTTCCCAAAATTGCATCATCGGCATCACCAAAATCCAAATGTCTATTTAAGTTGAAGATGCGAATTCCCAAGCGTCCTCTTCCTGTTTCCGTCTCCCACTgcctttcttcccttttctctcCTCCTCCCGACCTACTActcttttcttcctcctcctcttcttATCCTTCTTTCTCTACATTTCTCCATTTCCATTCCGGAATTCTCGCTTCAACTTGTATTTCTCGTCGTTCTTCTGACGCAGCCAAATTCCTCCGTCCTAAAG CAGGAAGTAAACAGATGCATACTGGCAGTACAATGGATGGGACTGACTTAGATGGCAAAACTTCAGACTTTGAGAGAACCACTGGCAGATTTGGTGGTCAGGACCCTCATATATGGTCGTCTCCTGAAGGAGGGCATAAAATTGACATAGGAAAACAAATCTTCTGCAATAGATCTTTAAACATGAAGAATATTGTTGCTGTCGGATTTGACATGGATTACACTTTGGCACAATACAAGCCCGAGACTTTTGAATCTCTGGCTTATGGAGGCACAGTCAGAAAGCTAGTTTATGATCTAGGGTACCCTTCGGAG TTGTTGGAATGGACCTTTGATTGGAAGTACATGGTCAGAGGTTTAGTTCTTGACAAAAAGAGAGGCAATATTTTGAAG ATGGATAGACACAAGTATGTCAAAGTAGCTTACCATGGATTTAGGGAGATGTCAAAGGAAGATAAAGTTGCTACCTATGGAAGTACTTTGATACGGGACTCATTTGATGAGCCAGATTATGCTCTCATTGATACTCTTTTTTCACTGGCCGAAGCCTATCTCTTTGCTCAGCTTGTGGACTTCAAGGATAACAATCCTGGAAAACTTCTGGGCAGGGTAGA CTACTCTCAAATGTACAAGGATGTTAGAGCTGCAGTGGACCTGTGCCATCGTGATGGGACTTTGAAGCAGATGGTTGCTGAAGATCCGAAAAG GTATATTAATGAGGATACTGCAATTGTTCCCATGCTCAAAATGCTTAGAGAGTCTGGACGTGCAACTTTTTTGGTGACAAACAG CCTATGGGACTACACCAACAttgtcatgaacttcctttgtGGACCCAGAAGTGTAGATGGCTGCTCACCTTTGAGTTTTGATTGGCTGAGGTACTTTGATGTGGTCATTACTGGCAG TGCCAAGCCTGGTTTTTTCCATGATGAAGTTCGTGCCAATCTATTTGAGGTTGTTCCAGAGTCTGGGATGCTTCTCAATACTGATAATGGAACGCCTATGGCTCAG GTAGGAAATACTTTATTAAGACTGCCATCAAACGGTCTGAACAAGAAATGCAAAGTTTTCCAG GGAGGAAATGTCGGCCATCTGCATAAATTGTTATCTATTGAATCAAGCTCGCAG GTACTCTATGTTGGGGATCACATTTATGGAGATATCCTACGCAGTAAAAAAGTTCTTG GGTGGAGAACAATGCTTGTTGTTCCTGAGCTTGAGAGGGAGGTCGAACTTCTCTGGGAAATAAGGGATACACGCAAG CAACTTCAGTCGTTGAGGAGTGAGCGTGACCACATTGAAGATAAGATACATCATTTGAAGTGGTCTCTCAT GTTTGAACACGTGGATATTAACAAGGAAGAGATGTCATCTGAGATTGAAAAACTACAG TCTCTGAGAGAGCAAGTGAGGCTAAGTCACCAACAGGCCCAACGGGAATGTCACCAAAAG TTCCATAAAGCCTGGGGACAACTGATGAAAACTGGCTATCAAAATTCTCGCTTTGCGCATCAG GTGGAGAGATTTGCTTGCCTCTATACAAGTCAAGTGACAAATTTGGGTCTCTATTCGCCAGACAAATACTACAGACCGAGTGAAGATTTCATGCCCCATGAATTTGATATCCTCTCTGCGTGA
- the LOC113748619 gene encoding 5'-nucleotidase domain-containing protein 4 isoform X2 yields MPQVLANPITTSAQAAISLGRRRGFIAKEKERIGGSGISIVKGAVESVSVFVTVSVSVLVSDSSSFSKSAGLPKIASSASPKSKCLFKLKMRIPKRPLPVSVSHCLSSLFSPPPDLLLFSSSSSSYPSFSTFLHFHSGILASTCISRRSSDAAKFLRPKGSKQMHTGSTMDGTDLDGKTSDFERTTGRFGGQDPHIWSSPEGGHKIDIGKQIFCNRSLNMKNIVAVGFDMDYTLAQYKPETFESLAYGGTVRKLVYDLGYPSELLEWTFDWKYMVRGLVLDKKRGNILKMDRHKYVKVAYHGFREMSKEDKVATYGSTLIRDSFDEPDYALIDTLFSLAEAYLFAQLVDFKDNNPGKLLGRVDYSQMYKDVRAAVDLCHRDGTLKQMVAEDPKRYINEDTAIVPMLKMLRESGRATFLVTNSLWDYTNIVMNFLCGPRSVDGCSPLSFDWLRYFDVVITGSAKPGFFHDEVRANLFEVVPESGMLLNTDNGTPMAQVGNTLLRLPSNGLNKKCKVFQGGNVGHLHKLLSIESSSQVLYVGDHIYGDILRSKKVLGWRTMLVVPELEREVELLWEIRDTRKQLQSLRSERDHIEDKIHHLKWSLMFEHVDINKEEMSSEIEKLQSLREQVRLSHQQAQRECHQKFHKAWGQLMKTGYQNSRFAHQVERFACLYTSQVTNLGLYSPDKYYRPSEDFMPHEFDILSA; encoded by the exons ATGCCTCAAGTATTAGCAAATCCAATTACTACATCAGCACAAGCAGCAATATCGCTGGGAAGAAGGCGTGGCTTTATCGCAAAAGAGAAGGAGAGGATTGGTGGTTCAGGGATCAGTATAGTTAAGGGAGCGGTGGAATCCGTGTCGGTATTCGTAACCGTATCCGTATCTGTATTGGTATCCGATTCCTCATCTTTTAGTAAATCTGCTGGCCTTCCCAAAATTGCATCATCGGCATCACCAAAATCCAAATGTCTATTTAAGTTGAAGATGCGAATTCCCAAGCGTCCTCTTCCTGTTTCCGTCTCCCACTgcctttcttcccttttctctcCTCCTCCCGACCTACTActcttttcttcctcctcctcttcttATCCTTCTTTCTCTACATTTCTCCATTTCCATTCCGGAATTCTCGCTTCAACTTGTATTTCTCGTCGTTCTTCTGACGCAGCCAAATTCCTCCGTCCTAAAG GAAGTAAACAGATGCATACTGGCAGTACAATGGATGGGACTGACTTAGATGGCAAAACTTCAGACTTTGAGAGAACCACTGGCAGATTTGGTGGTCAGGACCCTCATATATGGTCGTCTCCTGAAGGAGGGCATAAAATTGACATAGGAAAACAAATCTTCTGCAATAGATCTTTAAACATGAAGAATATTGTTGCTGTCGGATTTGACATGGATTACACTTTGGCACAATACAAGCCCGAGACTTTTGAATCTCTGGCTTATGGAGGCACAGTCAGAAAGCTAGTTTATGATCTAGGGTACCCTTCGGAG TTGTTGGAATGGACCTTTGATTGGAAGTACATGGTCAGAGGTTTAGTTCTTGACAAAAAGAGAGGCAATATTTTGAAG ATGGATAGACACAAGTATGTCAAAGTAGCTTACCATGGATTTAGGGAGATGTCAAAGGAAGATAAAGTTGCTACCTATGGAAGTACTTTGATACGGGACTCATTTGATGAGCCAGATTATGCTCTCATTGATACTCTTTTTTCACTGGCCGAAGCCTATCTCTTTGCTCAGCTTGTGGACTTCAAGGATAACAATCCTGGAAAACTTCTGGGCAGGGTAGA CTACTCTCAAATGTACAAGGATGTTAGAGCTGCAGTGGACCTGTGCCATCGTGATGGGACTTTGAAGCAGATGGTTGCTGAAGATCCGAAAAG GTATATTAATGAGGATACTGCAATTGTTCCCATGCTCAAAATGCTTAGAGAGTCTGGACGTGCAACTTTTTTGGTGACAAACAG CCTATGGGACTACACCAACAttgtcatgaacttcctttgtGGACCCAGAAGTGTAGATGGCTGCTCACCTTTGAGTTTTGATTGGCTGAGGTACTTTGATGTGGTCATTACTGGCAG TGCCAAGCCTGGTTTTTTCCATGATGAAGTTCGTGCCAATCTATTTGAGGTTGTTCCAGAGTCTGGGATGCTTCTCAATACTGATAATGGAACGCCTATGGCTCAG GTAGGAAATACTTTATTAAGACTGCCATCAAACGGTCTGAACAAGAAATGCAAAGTTTTCCAG GGAGGAAATGTCGGCCATCTGCATAAATTGTTATCTATTGAATCAAGCTCGCAG GTACTCTATGTTGGGGATCACATTTATGGAGATATCCTACGCAGTAAAAAAGTTCTTG GGTGGAGAACAATGCTTGTTGTTCCTGAGCTTGAGAGGGAGGTCGAACTTCTCTGGGAAATAAGGGATACACGCAAG CAACTTCAGTCGTTGAGGAGTGAGCGTGACCACATTGAAGATAAGATACATCATTTGAAGTGGTCTCTCAT GTTTGAACACGTGGATATTAACAAGGAAGAGATGTCATCTGAGATTGAAAAACTACAG TCTCTGAGAGAGCAAGTGAGGCTAAGTCACCAACAGGCCCAACGGGAATGTCACCAAAAG TTCCATAAAGCCTGGGGACAACTGATGAAAACTGGCTATCAAAATTCTCGCTTTGCGCATCAG GTGGAGAGATTTGCTTGCCTCTATACAAGTCAAGTGACAAATTTGGGTCTCTATTCGCCAGACAAATACTACAGACCGAGTGAAGATTTCATGCCCCATGAATTTGATATCCTCTCTGCGTGA
- the LOC113748619 gene encoding 5'-nucleotidase domain-containing protein 4 isoform X3 has translation MHTGSTMDGTDLDGKTSDFERTTGRFGGQDPHIWSSPEGGHKIDIGKQIFCNRSLNMKNIVAVGFDMDYTLAQYKPETFESLAYGGTVRKLVYDLGYPSELLEWTFDWKYMVRGLVLDKKRGNILKMDRHKYVKVAYHGFREMSKEDKVATYGSTLIRDSFDEPDYALIDTLFSLAEAYLFAQLVDFKDNNPGKLLGRVDYSQMYKDVRAAVDLCHRDGTLKQMVAEDPKRYINEDTAIVPMLKMLRESGRATFLVTNSLWDYTNIVMNFLCGPRSVDGCSPLSFDWLRYFDVVITGSAKPGFFHDEVRANLFEVVPESGMLLNTDNGTPMAQVGNTLLRLPSNGLNKKCKVFQGGNVGHLHKLLSIESSSQVLYVGDHIYGDILRSKKVLGWRTMLVVPELEREVELLWEIRDTRKQLQSLRSERDHIEDKIHHLKWSLMFEHVDINKEEMSSEIEKLQSLREQVRLSHQQAQRECHQKFHKAWGQLMKTGYQNSRFAHQVERFACLYTSQVTNLGLYSPDKYYRPSEDFMPHEFDILSA, from the exons ATGCATACTGGCAGTACAATGGATGGGACTGACTTAGATGGCAAAACTTCAGACTTTGAGAGAACCACTGGCAGATTTGGTGGTCAGGACCCTCATATATGGTCGTCTCCTGAAGGAGGGCATAAAATTGACATAGGAAAACAAATCTTCTGCAATAGATCTTTAAACATGAAGAATATTGTTGCTGTCGGATTTGACATGGATTACACTTTGGCACAATACAAGCCCGAGACTTTTGAATCTCTGGCTTATGGAGGCACAGTCAGAAAGCTAGTTTATGATCTAGGGTACCCTTCGGAG TTGTTGGAATGGACCTTTGATTGGAAGTACATGGTCAGAGGTTTAGTTCTTGACAAAAAGAGAGGCAATATTTTGAAG ATGGATAGACACAAGTATGTCAAAGTAGCTTACCATGGATTTAGGGAGATGTCAAAGGAAGATAAAGTTGCTACCTATGGAAGTACTTTGATACGGGACTCATTTGATGAGCCAGATTATGCTCTCATTGATACTCTTTTTTCACTGGCCGAAGCCTATCTCTTTGCTCAGCTTGTGGACTTCAAGGATAACAATCCTGGAAAACTTCTGGGCAGGGTAGA CTACTCTCAAATGTACAAGGATGTTAGAGCTGCAGTGGACCTGTGCCATCGTGATGGGACTTTGAAGCAGATGGTTGCTGAAGATCCGAAAAG GTATATTAATGAGGATACTGCAATTGTTCCCATGCTCAAAATGCTTAGAGAGTCTGGACGTGCAACTTTTTTGGTGACAAACAG CCTATGGGACTACACCAACAttgtcatgaacttcctttgtGGACCCAGAAGTGTAGATGGCTGCTCACCTTTGAGTTTTGATTGGCTGAGGTACTTTGATGTGGTCATTACTGGCAG TGCCAAGCCTGGTTTTTTCCATGATGAAGTTCGTGCCAATCTATTTGAGGTTGTTCCAGAGTCTGGGATGCTTCTCAATACTGATAATGGAACGCCTATGGCTCAG GTAGGAAATACTTTATTAAGACTGCCATCAAACGGTCTGAACAAGAAATGCAAAGTTTTCCAG GGAGGAAATGTCGGCCATCTGCATAAATTGTTATCTATTGAATCAAGCTCGCAG GTACTCTATGTTGGGGATCACATTTATGGAGATATCCTACGCAGTAAAAAAGTTCTTG GGTGGAGAACAATGCTTGTTGTTCCTGAGCTTGAGAGGGAGGTCGAACTTCTCTGGGAAATAAGGGATACACGCAAG CAACTTCAGTCGTTGAGGAGTGAGCGTGACCACATTGAAGATAAGATACATCATTTGAAGTGGTCTCTCAT GTTTGAACACGTGGATATTAACAAGGAAGAGATGTCATCTGAGATTGAAAAACTACAG TCTCTGAGAGAGCAAGTGAGGCTAAGTCACCAACAGGCCCAACGGGAATGTCACCAAAAG TTCCATAAAGCCTGGGGACAACTGATGAAAACTGGCTATCAAAATTCTCGCTTTGCGCATCAG GTGGAGAGATTTGCTTGCCTCTATACAAGTCAAGTGACAAATTTGGGTCTCTATTCGCCAGACAAATACTACAGACCGAGTGAAGATTTCATGCCCCATGAATTTGATATCCTCTCTGCGTGA